From a single Daphnia pulex isolate KAP4 chromosome 2, ASM2113471v1 genomic region:
- the LOC124202854 gene encoding mitochondrial-processing peptidase subunit beta-like, with product MASKILRVSPMLLKLANGSSLVKNSTRLRATSAALNYEQTLVNVPPTRLTVLDNGLRVASEDSGAPTATVGIWIDAGSRNETEANNGVAHFLEHMAFKGTGKRSQTDLELEIENMGAHLNAYTSREQTVFYAKCLSEDVGKSIEILSDIIQNSKLGEPEIERERGVILREMQEVETNLQEVVFDHLHSTAYQGTPLGRTILGPTQNIKSLSRADLVTYIKNNYGASRMVLAAAGGIKHEDLVELAQKSLGSLSNSFDAKITAPTKCRFTGSEIRVRDDDMPFAHIAIAVEGCGWTDADNFPLMVANTIIGSWDRSQGGGANLASNLASYSAQSNLCHSFQSFNTCYKDTGLWGIYFVCEPMKCEAMLYNIQSEWMRLCTAPTPTEVERAKNLLKTSMLLQLDGTTPVCEDVGRQMLCYGRRLPLHELEARIDSVTPADVRDACNKYIYDRCPAVAAVGPVENLPDYNRIRSSMYWLRV from the exons ATGGCCTCCAAAATTCTGCGAGTTTCTCCAATGCTATTGAAATTAGCCAATGGTTCATCATTGGTTAAG AATTCTACCAGGCTTAGGGCTACATCTGCTGCTCTAAATTACGAGCAAACTTTGGTAAACGTACCACCAACCAGACTTACTGTTTTGGACAATGGTTTGCGAGTAGCTTCAGAGGACAGTGGTGCACCTACAGCTACAGTAGGAATCTGGATTGACGCTGGATCCAGAAACGAAACTGAAGCCAACAATGGTGTTGCACATTTCCTGGAGCATATGGCATTCAAG GGAACTGGCAAACGCTCCCAGACAGACTTAGAGCTTGAGATCGAGAACATGGGTGCTCACCTAAATGCATACACTTCTCGGGAGCAAACTGTCTTTTATGCCAAATGCTTGTCTGAAGATGTTGGAAAATCCATTGAAATTCTGTCTGACATCATCCAGAACTCCAAATTGGGAGAGCCCGAGATTGAGCGTGAGCGCGGTGTTATCTTGCGAGAGATGCAAGAGGTTGAAACCAACCTCCAGGAAGTAGTGTTTGATCACCTTCACTCTACTGCCTACCAGGGCACTCCTTTGGGTCGCACTATTTTAGGCCCAACCCAGAACATCAA GTCCCTGTCCCGTGCCGATCTTGTCACATACATCAAGAACAACTACGGCGCGTCTCGCATGGTTTTGGCCGCTGCTGGTGGTATTAAACACGAAGACCTAGTCGAACTGGCCCAAAAGAGCCTTGGATCTCTGTCCAACTCCTTCGATGCCAAAATTACTGCCCCAACTAAATGCCGATTTACAG GATCGGAGATTCGTGTGCGTGACGATGACATGCCGTTCGCTCACATCGCGATCGCTGTTGAGGGCTGCGGCTGGACCGATGCCGATAACTTCCCATTGATGGTGGCCAACACGATCATCGGCTCCTGGGATCGTTCTCAAGGTGGTGGTGCTAACCTGGCTTCAAACTTGGCCAGCTATTCTGCCCAGTCCAACTTGTGTCACTCTTTCCAGTCCTTCAACACTTGCTACAAGGACACCGGATTGTGGGGCATCTACTTTGTCTGCGAACCCATGAAATGCGAA GCCATGCTGTACAACATTCAAAGCGAGTGGATGAGACTGTGCACAGCTCCCACACCGACCGAAGTTGAGCGAGCCAAGAACCTGCTCAAGACTTCGATGCTGCTGCAACTTGACGGAACCACACCCGTCTGCGAAGACGTTGGTCGCCAAATGCTCTGCTACGGCCGTCGCCTGCCCCTTCACGAACTCGAGGCCCGTATCGACTCCGTGACCCCGGCGGATGTCCGAGATGCCTGCAATAAATACATTTATGACCGATGCCCCGCTGTAGCCGCTGTTGGTCCCGTTGAGAACCTTCCCGACTACAACCGCATTCGCTCGTCCATGTACTGGCTTCGAGTGTAA
- the LOC124202863 gene encoding uncharacterized protein LOC124202863, with amino-acid sequence MMSVWKLKRNPLVIISQLRKISSERNSPCNAMLKSKTPITNVIRQVRTSCNYHQEIKDDFRLMNFVEKTVNSYGYLEMCNLDLDVSIKPTCPDKYPDMNKAICKFYSKIEDTPPQLIHEDEKLSIKANKVYQSKESHCSIEIPMKYHVDSSNILGQNSVKVESLESPSIRITTGTGDITSKSIKGDFISLLSQTGNVNCLGLSQGRITIHSGSGDIHGYKFQGPTLKVATNSGNITAESVYSDESQFVSATGNITLKNLHRKCSVKITSTGNLNASGMDGSLDAQLGQGQHQIQISQLQEDSCVRIVNGSLTLKVPEDCAFGIRVTARSIAITPEKMRIGHLITTDDSCFFEYRTHDDSHSIIEIDGKNSNVVIENEDWFASLGLEWQK; translated from the exons ATGATGTCTGTGTGGAAACTTAAAAGGAATCCTTTAGttataataagtcagttaaggAAAATCTCTTCTGAGAGAAACTCCCCTTGCAATGCGATGCTGAAATCTAAGACTCCGATTACTAATGTGATACGTCAAGTGCGAACAAGCTGCAACTAccatcaagaaatcaaagatGACTTTAGATTAATGAACTTTGTTGAAAAAACTGTAAATTCTTATGGATATCTAGAAATGTGCAATCTAGATTTGGATGTCTCAATCAAACCTACATGCCCAGATAAATATCCTGATATGAATAAAGCCATCTGTAAATTTTATTCCAAGATAGAAGACACTCCTCCTCAGCTCATtcatgaagatgaaaaattatCTATTAAAGCTAACAAGGTTTATCAATCCAAGGAAAGTCACTGCTCTATTGAGATTCCAATGAAGTATC ATGTGGATTCTTCCAATATTTTGGGACAAAATTCTGTAAAAGTTGAATCCCTAGAATCTCCCTCAATCAGAATCACCACTGGAACTGGTGACATCACTTCCAAAAGCATTAAAGGTGATTTCATAAGTCTACTCAGCCAAACTGGAAACGTAAACTGCCTTGGATTGTCTCAAGGAAGAATCACCATCCATAGTGGCAGTGGG GACATTCACGGCTACAAATTCCAAGGTCCTACTTTGAAAGTCGCCACAAACTCGGGGAACATCACCGCAGAATCTGTCTATTCGGATGAGTCGCAATTCGTTTCGGCGACTGGAAACATTACGCTCAAAAATCTGCACAGAAAATGCAGCGTGAAAATCACCAGCACTGGAAATTTGAATGCTT ctGGAATGGATGGCAGTTTGGATGCTCAGTTAGGCCAAGGCCagcatcaaattcaaatcagcCAACTGCAAGAGGACTCGTGTGTTCGCATCGTTAACGGCTCGCTGACTCTGAAAGTTCCAGAAGATTGCGCTTTTGGCATTCGTGTCACAGCTCGATCCATCGCCATCACTCCGGAAAAAATGAGGATCGGGCACCTAATAACAACTGACGACTcatgttttttcgaatatCGAACGCACGACGACAGCCACTCGATTATCGAGATCGACGGCAAGAACAGCAACGTTGTGATAGAGAACGAGGATTGGTTCGCCTCTTTGGGTCTCGAATGGCAGAAATAA